The Opitutaceae bacterium genome has a window encoding:
- a CDS encoding sulfatase, which yields MISRAARCFVALLVLSLARASGLAAETRGRPNFIIVLADDLGWNEVGFTGNSFVDTPVVDALAARGLVFSQAYASAPNCAPTRACLLTGQVPPRHGIFTVVDDRNAPGSPDHPIIASDSRSELATEAVTLAEVLRDAGYATGFFGMWNLGRGRKGPRTPEGQGFDRSVQARDLGFATDAYFSETGTYLTDALADACLAFMREHADRPWFVYLAPHATHAPYDPKPELLRKYEEKSMKEIPSMDPGRAATIEALDQNVGRLWQEVEAAGLTDQTVLFFTSDNGGDHRTMAPLRGGKGTLYEGGLRVPFCAVGTGIAVGRQSVSPIASVDLFPTMLELAGLPPPAGLPLDGRSLVDELRGQGSLDRTTLFWHFPCYAGRGKPSSAVRQGDMKLIEFFEDARIELYNLARDPGETRNLSEAEPGMAAELLAVLRTWQGDLKAPCPTTPNPLYQPDAGQNRSRNQRGKGGKNVARVP from the coding sequence ATGATCAGCCGTGCCGCCAGGTGTTTTGTTGCCCTCCTTGTTCTCAGCCTGGCTCGAGCGTCTGGACTTGCGGCCGAAACCCGGGGCCGCCCCAACTTCATCATCGTCCTCGCCGATGACCTGGGTTGGAACGAGGTGGGCTTCACCGGTAATTCGTTTGTCGATACGCCGGTTGTCGATGCGCTGGCCGCCCGCGGTCTGGTCTTTTCCCAGGCTTACGCCAGTGCGCCCAATTGCGCCCCGACTCGTGCCTGTCTGTTGACCGGACAGGTTCCCCCTCGTCACGGCATCTTTACGGTGGTGGATGATCGAAACGCGCCGGGCTCGCCCGACCACCCCATCATCGCCTCCGACAGCCGTTCGGAACTCGCCACGGAGGCAGTGACCCTGGCGGAAGTCCTTCGGGACGCTGGCTATGCCACCGGTTTCTTCGGGATGTGGAATCTAGGTCGGGGCCGGAAAGGGCCCCGCACCCCGGAAGGTCAGGGCTTCGATCGTTCAGTCCAGGCGCGTGACCTCGGTTTCGCTACCGATGCCTACTTCAGCGAGACCGGCACCTACCTGACCGACGCATTGGCCGATGCCTGCCTCGCCTTCATGCGGGAACACGCCGATCGCCCGTGGTTCGTCTATCTTGCGCCCCACGCCACCCATGCGCCCTACGATCCCAAGCCTGAGCTCCTTCGAAAATATGAAGAGAAATCCATGAAGGAGATACCGTCGATGGACCCCGGGCGGGCGGCAACGATCGAAGCGCTGGATCAAAATGTCGGGCGTCTCTGGCAGGAGGTCGAAGCGGCGGGTTTGACAGATCAGACCGTCCTGTTCTTCACCTCGGATAACGGTGGAGATCACCGAACGATGGCTCCGCTCAGAGGAGGCAAGGGGACCCTTTACGAGGGTGGTCTCCGGGTGCCGTTCTGTGCGGTCGGAACTGGCATCGCGGTCGGACGGCAATCCGTCTCGCCGATCGCTTCGGTCGATCTCTTTCCCACTATGCTGGAACTTGCCGGTTTGCCGCCACCCGCTGGGCTCCCGCTGGACGGCAGAAGCCTGGTCGACGAACTCCGCGGCCAGGGATCCCTCGACCGAACGACCCTTTTTTGGCACTTCCCTTGCTATGCTGGACGCGGAAAGCCTTCCAGTGCCGTGCGCCAGGGGGACATGAAGCTGATCGAATTCTTCGAGGACGCGCGGATTGAGCTCTACAACCTGGCGCGGGACCCCGGGGAGACCCGGAACCTCAGTGAGGCCGAGCCCGGAATGGCGGCGGAGCTTCTGGCCGTTCTCCGAACCTGGCAGGGCGACCTGAAGGCGCCGTGTCCGACCACCCCGAACCCACTCTACCAGCCGGACGCCGGGCAGAACCGCTCCCGGAATCAACGTGGCAAGGGCGGCAAGAACGTCGCAAGAGTTCCCTGA
- a CDS encoding sulfatase: protein MLSDDQGWAGLSVALETGNPASRSDFCETPHLEALAAQGMRFSRAYAPAPVCSPTRISLQTGRSPAALHWTKAAPVMTAADGYPLVPPASRKQILASETSIAEVLKRAGYATAHFGKWHLGGGGPEAHGYDVSDGATDNQDAAPFTSPNPVDIFGMGGRAVAFMEQCARDNRPFFVQLSYHALHYPENALPATIAKYRAKDPRRNEREIERAAMTENLDTGVGRILARISELGLDDRTYVIYMSDNGSGGQRNRNGLSGGKGSLYEGGIRVPLIVRGPGIGAGSQCGISVAGYDLFPTFLHWSGSTEPLPPEVEGGDLGPLLRGDADSVKRAGEALVFHFPHYQSAEGPTSAIIQGDFKLLHFYETDADELYNLSLDPGETRDLSGIETDIRDSLKRRLSDHLSTIGAQLPIPNPAYDPDRNPSDDRKNHKKEKAGKTPASRPPRQS, encoded by the coding sequence ATGCTTTCCGATGATCAGGGATGGGCTGGTCTGTCTGTCGCATTGGAGACTGGCAATCCCGCGTCGCGCAGCGATTTCTGCGAAACGCCCCACCTGGAGGCACTCGCGGCGCAGGGGATGCGTTTCAGTCGTGCCTATGCCCCGGCCCCGGTCTGCTCGCCCACCCGGATCAGCCTCCAGACCGGACGAAGCCCGGCCGCCCTGCACTGGACCAAGGCAGCGCCGGTCATGACTGCGGCGGACGGATACCCTCTTGTCCCTCCGGCGAGCCGCAAGCAGATCTTGGCCTCGGAAACGTCGATCGCCGAGGTTCTCAAGCGGGCCGGCTACGCCACCGCGCACTTCGGGAAATGGCACCTGGGGGGCGGGGGACCGGAGGCTCATGGTTACGACGTCAGCGACGGAGCGACGGACAACCAGGATGCCGCACCCTTTACCTCTCCCAATCCGGTCGATATCTTCGGAATGGGCGGGCGCGCTGTCGCCTTCATGGAGCAATGTGCCCGTGACAACCGACCTTTCTTCGTCCAGCTCTCCTACCACGCCCTGCACTATCCCGAAAACGCGCTTCCCGCAACCATCGCGAAATACCGGGCCAAGGATCCACGTCGCAACGAACGGGAGATAGAGCGGGCGGCCATGACCGAGAATCTCGATACCGGGGTGGGCAGGATTCTCGCGCGGATCAGTGAGCTCGGTCTCGATGACAGGACCTATGTGATCTACATGTCAGACAATGGCTCCGGCGGGCAACGGAACAGGAATGGTCTGAGCGGAGGAAAAGGCTCGCTTTACGAAGGTGGCATCCGGGTTCCATTGATCGTGAGAGGACCCGGAATCGGTGCCGGCAGCCAATGCGGCATTTCGGTCGCCGGTTACGATCTCTTCCCCACCTTCCTGCACTGGTCCGGCTCCACGGAGCCGCTACCACCCGAAGTCGAAGGCGGCGATCTGGGACCGTTGCTGCGTGGCGACGCAGACTCGGTGAAGCGGGCGGGGGAGGCGCTGGTCTTTCACTTCCCTCACTACCAGTCAGCGGAGGGTCCAACCTCGGCGATCATTCAGGGCGACTTCAAGCTCCTTCATTTCTATGAGACTGATGCGGATGAGCTCTACAACCTGTCTCTCGATCCCGGAGAAACCCGCGACCTGAGCGGGATTGAGACCGATATCCGGGATTCCCTCAAACGCCGATTGTCGGACCATCTGTCCACGATCGGGGCGCAGTTGCCGATACCCAATCCCGCCTATGATCCGGATCGCAATCCATCCGATGACCGAAAGAATCACAAGAAGGAAAAGGCCGGCAAAACCCCGGCTTCGCGTCCTCCCCGTCAGTCATGA
- a CDS encoding platelet-activating factor acetylhydrolase IB subunit: MISKRLFLLWSVSALFLGGSLPANPVEPCDVVLGSHAAVTPLPRPEKEGWMQRHQGVLDRIAEGNVDLLMIGDSITHGWENSGREVWDRYYASRNAVNLGSGGDRTEHVLWRLENGEIENIHPKLAVLMIGTNNSNGDTYTAEQIADGIEAIVCLLREKLPETKILILAIFPRGDAAQRQDAEHDATYNDQWAKNDEASRLSSALADGETVFFLDINQAFLDEDGVLTREVMPDLLHPREKGYALWAEAMEPTVAQLMGETR, encoded by the coding sequence ATGATATCAAAGCGCCTCTTCCTGCTGTGGTCTGTTTCCGCGCTCTTCCTGGGCGGAAGCCTGCCGGCCAATCCAGTCGAACCCTGTGACGTTGTCCTTGGGTCTCACGCGGCGGTCACGCCCCTGCCGCGCCCGGAAAAGGAAGGCTGGATGCAGCGCCATCAGGGCGTTCTGGACCGGATTGCGGAGGGGAATGTCGATCTGTTGATGATCGGGGACTCCATCACGCACGGATGGGAAAACTCGGGCAGGGAAGTCTGGGACCGTTACTACGCCTCGCGCAACGCGGTCAACCTGGGCTCCGGCGGCGACCGGACCGAGCATGTTCTCTGGCGGCTGGAGAACGGCGAAATCGAGAACATCCATCCGAAACTGGCTGTTCTGATGATTGGCACCAACAACTCCAACGGCGACACCTACACGGCTGAGCAGATCGCCGACGGAATTGAAGCCATCGTATGCCTTTTGCGGGAGAAGCTGCCCGAAACCAAGATCCTGATCCTGGCCATCTTTCCCCGAGGCGATGCGGCACAGCGCCAGGATGCGGAACACGACGCCACCTACAATGATCAGTGGGCCAAGAACGATGAAGCCAGCCGGCTTTCATCCGCACTGGCTGACGGCGAAACGGTTTTCTTCCTCGATATCAACCAAGCTTTTCTTGATGAAGACGGCGTGCTGACGCGCGAGGTCATGCCGGATCTGCTGCATCCCAGGGAAAAGGGTTATGCCCTCTGGGCGGAGGCGATGGAGCCGACTGTTGCGCAGCTCATGGGCGAAACCAGGTAG
- a CDS encoding leucine-rich repeat domain-containing protein has product MPRFLANNRPAASFRKSLGPCQFGFAFAMLIRFAVSGGYADQFGDFTYVECVTSIEITDFPDDFTGNVVIPAILCGKPVTSIGSRAFADGKLKSVVIPSSVIRVGDHAFADCRFLTSVTYYDTLDRLGSEAFGDCAMLNNIRFRRLHANRHGLPDRDGGG; this is encoded by the coding sequence ATGCCCCGGTTTCTTGCCAATAATCGCCCGGCTGCTTCCTTCCGGAAATCGCTCGGCCCGTGCCAGTTCGGCTTCGCCTTCGCCATGTTGATCCGCTTTGCGGTGTCCGGAGGATATGCCGACCAGTTTGGCGATTTCACCTATGTCGAGTGCGTGACATCGATCGAAATCACCGATTTCCCGGATGACTTCACGGGGAATGTCGTCATACCGGCAATCCTATGCGGGAAGCCGGTGACATCAATCGGGAGCCGCGCATTCGCAGACGGCAAGCTGAAGAGCGTGGTGATTCCCTCCAGTGTCATCCGCGTCGGGGACCACGCTTTCGCGGATTGCAGGTTCCTGACTAGTGTCACCTATTACGACACGTTGGACCGTTTGGGATCCGAAGCGTTTGGGGACTGCGCCATGCTGAACAACATCCGGTTTCGCAGGCTGCACGCCAATCGGCACGGTCTCCCGGATCGGGATGGGGGAGGGTGA
- a CDS encoding class I SAM-dependent methyltransferase: MKDFDAVFEALSRIADRPVPFSRYTSPILWNDPHISKGMLEAHLDPRHDAASFPAEFIDRAVNWMGTRFGISDGTRICDFGCGPGLWTSRFAERGARVTGIDLSERSVRFAREEARRRELDIRYLCQDYLEFETDERFDLITMIHGDFSVLSPDQRAGLLETFRGLLADNGAVILDVESMAGYGMIRERRMEHEWHPTGGFMSSEPYHQFNSTFKYDEECLAVDKHTVIEAHRAFELFTWRQCYSAESLKTLFETQGLGIIEMHGDLAGSPFNDDAPRITVVAGRTG; this comes from the coding sequence ATGAAAGACTTTGATGCGGTATTTGAGGCGCTGAGCCGAATCGCGGACCGTCCGGTTCCGTTCAGTCGGTACACCTCGCCCATCTTGTGGAACGATCCGCACATCTCCAAGGGCATGCTGGAGGCCCATCTCGATCCCCGCCATGATGCCGCCTCTTTTCCCGCCGAATTCATTGATCGGGCGGTCAACTGGATGGGCACCCGCTTCGGCATCTCGGACGGAACCCGGATTTGTGACTTCGGTTGCGGTCCCGGGCTGTGGACAAGCCGATTCGCGGAGCGGGGAGCTCGCGTGACCGGGATTGATCTGTCCGAGCGTTCGGTCCGCTTCGCGAGGGAGGAGGCAAGGCGACGGGAGCTGGACATTCGGTATCTGTGCCAGGACTACCTCGAGTTCGAGACCGATGAACGGTTCGACCTGATCACGATGATTCACGGAGATTTCTCGGTTTTGAGCCCGGACCAGCGGGCGGGTCTGCTCGAGACCTTCCGCGGGCTTCTTGCGGACAACGGCGCCGTCATTCTGGACGTGGAGTCGATGGCGGGTTACGGGATGATCAGGGAAAGGCGGATGGAACATGAATGGCACCCAACCGGTGGTTTCATGTCATCCGAGCCCTACCACCAATTCAACTCGACCTTCAAGTACGACGAAGAGTGCCTGGCCGTTGACAAGCACACCGTGATCGAGGCGCACCGCGCTTTTGAACTATTCACCTGGAGGCAATGCTACAGTGCGGAATCCCTGAAAACCCTGTTTGAGACGCAAGGTCTGGGGATCATTGAAATGCATGGCGATCTCGCCGGCAGTCCTTTCAACGACGACGCACCGAGGATCACCGTGGTGGCCGGAAGAACGGGTTGA